In Triticum dicoccoides isolate Atlit2015 ecotype Zavitan unplaced genomic scaffold, WEW_v2.0 scaffold89659, whole genome shotgun sequence, the genomic stretch GAAGGCCAAGGCGTACGCCCTACTATATAAGCTCGGCCACCCACGCCCCAAACAAATCACAACCAACCTTCCTCAAGTCGTTTGTTCCCCCGAGCAATCGAGTTGTGTTCCCGGCGGGCGATCGATCGATCTTGCTGAGCATCATGGTTTCCGCCGACGTGGCCCGCAACATCGTGGGCATCATTGGCAATGTCATCTCCTTCGGCCTCTTCCTCTCCCCTGTGTaagccctctcctcctcctcctctcggcAATGTATTCATGGATGGAAGGTGGTTGCTAGGGCATGAACCTGACGCTCGTTTTCTGCTTGTGCGTACGCAGGCCGACGTTCTGGCGTATCTacaaggccaaggacgtggaggAGTTCAAGCCGGACCCCTACCTGGCGACGCTCATGAACTGCCTGCTCTGGTTCTTCTACGGGCTCCCTATCGTCCACCCCAACAGCACCCTCGTCCTCACCATCAACGGCATCGGCCTCGTCATCGAGGGCGCCTACATCATCATGTTCATCATCTACGCGGCCAAGAACACAAGGGTACGTACTTGCAACCCTCCTAATGCCCCCTCATCCGGCCTATTGTCTCTTTTCGGCGTTAGTTTCTGTACAGAAGATCCTCCTGCATGCCCCTAACCCATGCCATGTGCCTGTGCTGTGCGTGCAGTGGAAGATGCTCGGCGTGCTCGCCATCGAGGCGGCGTTCATGGCTGCCGTGGTTGCCGGTGTGCTCGTCGGCGCCCACACCCATGAGAAGCGCTCCATGATCGTAGGCATCCTCTGCGTCATCTTCGGCTCCATCATGTACGCCTCCCCGCTCACCATCAT encodes the following:
- the LOC119348355 gene encoding bidirectional sugar transporter SWEET6b-like gives rise to the protein MVSADVARNIVGIIGNVISFGLFLSPVPTFWRIYKAKDVEEFKPDPYLATLMNCLLWFFYGLPIVHPNSTLVLTINGIGLVIEGAYIIMFIIYAAKNTRWKMLGVLAIEAAFMAAVVAGVLVGAHTHEKRSMIVGILCVIFGSIMYASPLTIMGKVIRTKSVEYMPFFLSLVNFLNGLCWMGYALIKFDIYITIPNALGTIFGLIQLILYGYYYRSTPKKGKIVELPTVLTKNAVTSGDLSVTIEK